From Streptomyces sp. NBC_00683, one genomic window encodes:
- a CDS encoding DUF1152 domain-containing protein, whose amino-acid sequence MTLLHSNPLFTRLADAERILVAGAGGGFDIYSGLPLALSLLHQGKQVYLANLSFSALAGLPLEDWVVPDLAAVTPDSGLHQSYFPERTLSQWLRQHGYPSTVYAFPQTGVRPLRAAYEALIALHGVDAVVLVDGGTDILMRGDEAGLGTPEEDLTSVAALAALNEIPTRLVVSVGFGVDAYHGVNHVQVLENIAALDRDGAYLGAFSIPRATREGALYLDAVAHAQHHTPEHPSIVNGSIAAAVRGSFGDVRFTDRTRGSELFVNPLMSLYFAFDLQGLADRCLYLDRIEDTHLMRQVHSRIAEFRESVVTRPPRRFPH is encoded by the coding sequence ATGACGCTCCTGCACTCCAACCCACTCTTCACCCGGCTCGCCGATGCCGAACGGATCCTTGTCGCGGGTGCGGGCGGGGGTTTCGACATCTACTCCGGCCTGCCATTGGCTCTCTCCCTCCTGCATCAAGGCAAGCAGGTGTATCTTGCGAACCTTTCATTCAGTGCACTGGCCGGTCTCCCGCTCGAAGACTGGGTCGTTCCTGATCTGGCCGCTGTCACCCCCGACTCCGGTTTGCACCAGAGCTATTTCCCGGAACGGACCCTCTCCCAGTGGCTGCGTCAGCACGGCTACCCCTCCACCGTGTACGCCTTCCCCCAGACCGGGGTACGCCCTCTGCGTGCCGCCTACGAGGCGCTGATCGCGTTGCACGGTGTCGACGCTGTGGTGTTGGTGGACGGCGGCACCGACATTCTGATGCGCGGTGACGAAGCCGGGCTCGGGACTCCGGAGGAGGACCTGACGAGCGTGGCGGCGCTGGCCGCCCTGAACGAGATACCGACAAGGCTCGTCGTGTCGGTCGGCTTCGGTGTGGACGCCTACCACGGGGTGAATCACGTGCAGGTATTGGAGAACATCGCCGCTTTGGACCGCGACGGTGCGTACCTCGGCGCGTTTTCGATACCGCGCGCCACGCGTGAGGGCGCCCTCTATCTCGACGCGGTGGCGCACGCTCAGCACCACACCCCGGAGCATCCCAGTATCGTGAACGGTTCCATCGCGGCAGCCGTGCGGGGCTCGTTCGGCGATGTCCGGTTCACTGACCGCACCCGGGGCAGCGAGTTGTTCGTGAACCCGCTGATGTCCCTGTACTTCGCCTTCGACCTCCAGGGCCTGGCTGACCGCTGCCTCTACCTGGATCGCATCGAGGACACGCACCTGATGCGCCAAGTCCACTCGCGGATTGCTGAGTTCCGAGAGTCCGTAGTGACTCGCCCGCCCCGCCGCTTCCCGCACTGA
- a CDS encoding DinB family protein yields MIESESKADLLHYLQAARDALLWKLDGLAEYDIRRPLTPTGTNLLGLVKHLTGVELGYFGDTFGRPFFDEPPSWYGEGAEPGADMWATPDESRDMVVGLYRRAWEHADTTIATLGLDAIGRVPWWPEGRSGVTLHHVLVRVLGDTQRHAGHADIVRELIDGAVGMAKGNDSMPPGDQVSWESYRGRLERAARDAGRN; encoded by the coding sequence ATGATCGAATCAGAGTCGAAGGCGGACCTGCTCCACTACTTGCAGGCCGCCCGTGATGCCCTGCTGTGGAAGCTCGACGGCCTCGCCGAGTACGACATCCGTCGTCCGCTGACGCCGACCGGCACGAATCTGCTGGGCCTGGTCAAGCACCTGACCGGAGTGGAACTGGGCTACTTCGGGGACACGTTCGGGCGCCCCTTCTTCGATGAGCCGCCGTCCTGGTACGGCGAGGGCGCCGAACCGGGGGCGGACATGTGGGCCACCCCGGACGAGTCCCGCGACATGGTCGTGGGGCTGTACCGCCGGGCCTGGGAGCACGCGGACACCACGATCGCCACGCTCGGTCTCGACGCGATCGGCCGAGTCCCGTGGTGGCCGGAGGGGCGGAGCGGTGTGACGCTGCATCACGTGCTGGTGCGCGTGCTCGGTGACACCCAACGGCACGCCGGGCACGCCGACATCGTCAGGGAGCTCATCGACGGGGCCGTCGGCATGGCGAAGGGGAACGACAGCATGCCGCCCGGTGATCAGGTGTCGTGGGAGAGCTACCGCGGTCGGCTGGAGCGCGCCGCGCGGGACGCCGGTCGCAACTGA
- a CDS encoding FG-GAP repeat domain-containing protein codes for MRKSSRFITAALVPTLTLGVVGLGTTATTVLATASVAAADQSGPWSVPTAFTDAADIAEVVDVQTTTDGTTVAVWYRTIATTRQLELRVAVRSAGSAVWGPAQVLDTLPEGRESVSLVPSSDGSATVTWVNATESSSTLRTATLAKGAASWSAPVGIATAAAIGEVAFAGSPSGTSVAVWRKSEGRNSLLYVSERSGTNGAWSAPAVLVAADAYWPQAAVAADGTITVAWAHNVAEGTTVNTVTKAAGATGWAAPSAVSAPNEGGAPVLSSGPDGTTAVAWVAHLEGAGEPDVVSAVRPAGSGQWGALHTIPSASSAQLGSTLVGPNGDVTLVWIDYSDTFGVRTATRSAATDTWSAVKTLSSGYVPEQFDANIGADGTVQVGWAQDDATAEEGSRVFFTAARDNGVWTTATQLSKAPSGYAAGAVSVAPDGNATAVWAQDDQLWTAGTGLPTTPPPTPAPAARRDYVGADGFPDLYARTSTGGLLIYKGNASQTVSAKIEGGTWPTTSTLVPFGDLNGDGCNDTLVRDSGGQMHRHTAQCGFPVTPESPSLSLGSGWNAFDGFAYSGDFNRDGIPDLIARQISSGDLYLFTGTKTGTLTRVGRVGTSWKSLTIVGAGDLNGDKVGDILARTTTGDLYRYYGSGTGTIGSGAKIGSGWGGMADFVGIGDLTGDGKDDILGRTTTGDLYRYAGNGTGGVGSGVKIGTGWKAITSVS; via the coding sequence TTGCGCAAGAGCAGCAGATTCATCACCGCCGCACTGGTACCCACGCTGACCCTGGGGGTTGTCGGCCTGGGGACCACCGCCACCACGGTCCTGGCGACCGCGTCCGTGGCGGCGGCGGATCAGTCCGGGCCGTGGAGCGTGCCGACGGCATTCACCGACGCGGCGGACATCGCAGAGGTCGTCGACGTACAGACGACGACCGACGGCACCACGGTCGCCGTCTGGTACCGCACGATCGCCACCACCCGGCAGCTGGAGCTGCGGGTCGCGGTCCGTTCCGCCGGGAGCGCCGTGTGGGGACCTGCCCAGGTCCTGGACACCCTGCCCGAGGGACGGGAGAGCGTCTCACTGGTGCCGTCGTCCGATGGTTCGGCCACCGTCACATGGGTGAACGCCACGGAGAGCAGCTCCACCCTCCGCACGGCTACCCTCGCCAAGGGTGCGGCGTCCTGGTCCGCTCCGGTGGGCATCGCGACCGCCGCCGCCATCGGCGAAGTGGCCTTCGCCGGCAGTCCTTCGGGCACGAGCGTGGCCGTGTGGCGCAAGAGCGAGGGACGCAACAGCCTGCTGTACGTCTCCGAGCGCTCGGGCACGAACGGCGCCTGGTCGGCGCCTGCCGTGCTGGTGGCCGCGGACGCGTACTGGCCGCAGGCCGCAGTGGCCGCCGACGGCACGATCACCGTCGCCTGGGCCCACAACGTTGCCGAAGGCACGACGGTGAACACCGTCACCAAGGCGGCCGGCGCCACCGGCTGGGCGGCCCCCAGTGCGGTCTCCGCACCCAACGAAGGCGGTGCCCCGGTGCTGTCCTCGGGGCCTGACGGGACCACTGCCGTGGCGTGGGTGGCGCACCTGGAAGGCGCCGGCGAACCCGACGTCGTCTCGGCGGTCAGGCCCGCCGGCAGCGGCCAGTGGGGTGCGCTCCACACCATCCCGTCCGCGTCCTCCGCCCAGCTCGGGTCCACGCTGGTCGGACCGAACGGTGACGTCACCCTCGTCTGGATCGACTACAGCGACACGTTCGGCGTCCGCACCGCCACCCGCTCGGCGGCGACCGACACCTGGTCCGCGGTCAAGACGCTGTCCAGCGGGTACGTGCCCGAGCAGTTCGACGCGAACATCGGCGCCGACGGCACCGTCCAGGTGGGCTGGGCCCAGGACGACGCGACAGCCGAGGAGGGCTCCCGGGTCTTCTTCACCGCCGCCCGTGACAACGGTGTCTGGACCACGGCCACCCAACTGAGCAAGGCCCCGTCCGGCTACGCGGCCGGCGCCGTCTCGGTGGCTCCCGACGGCAACGCCACCGCCGTCTGGGCCCAGGACGACCAACTGTGGACCGCAGGTACCGGGCTGCCGACCACACCGCCGCCCACCCCGGCTCCCGCCGCACGCCGTGACTACGTCGGCGCCGACGGGTTCCCCGACCTCTACGCGCGGACGTCCACCGGCGGTCTGCTCATCTACAAGGGCAACGCGTCCCAGACCGTCTCCGCGAAGATCGAGGGCGGCACCTGGCCCACCACCTCCACGCTCGTCCCGTTCGGGGACCTCAACGGGGACGGCTGCAACGACACGCTCGTACGCGACAGCGGCGGCCAGATGCACCGCCACACCGCCCAGTGCGGCTTCCCTGTCACTCCCGAGTCCCCTTCCCTGTCCCTGGGCTCGGGCTGGAACGCCTTCGACGGCTTCGCCTACTCCGGAGACTTCAACCGTGACGGCATTCCCGACCTGATCGCCCGCCAGATCTCCTCGGGGGACCTGTACCTGTTCACCGGGACCAAGACCGGCACGCTCACCCGCGTGGGCAGGGTCGGCACCAGTTGGAAGTCCCTGACCATCGTCGGTGCCGGGGACCTCAACGGCGACAAGGTCGGCGACATCCTCGCCCGCACCACCACCGGCGACCTCTACCGCTACTACGGAAGCGGCACCGGAACCATCGGATCCGGCGCCAAGATCGGCTCCGGCTGGGGCGGCATGGCCGACTTCGTCGGCATCGGCGACCTCACCGGTGACGGCAAGGACGACATCCTCGGCCGCACCACGACCGGCGACCTCTACCGCTACGCCGGCAACGGCACCGGCGGCGTCGGGTCCGGCGTCAAGATCGGCACCGGCTGGAAGGCCATCACCAGCGTGAGCTGA
- a CDS encoding M20 family metallopeptidase, producing MTMHKTVGASVDAMIEDLRTLVEIESPSRDVDALRASAKAVAAVLESRLGGHAVLVESVAGPHVHWSAGGDPRVLILGHHDTVFPLGTLERRPFAVQDGHATGPGVFDMLGGLVQAVHGVATLDDRSGVEILVTADEEVGSLSSRSLIEERALACGAVLVVEGAADGGGLKTGRKGCGTFQVSVTGRASHAGLEPAAGVNALIEAAHQVLDIAALGRPEIGTTVTPTVASAGTLDNVVPAEATVIVDVRVESADEKERIESAFAALAPHLDEAEISVQGAVGRPPMPESTSTELFAVAQRLLPGIEGKSVGGGSDGNFTAALGVPTLDGLGAVGGGAHADHEYLVIDAMTERANLIAGLVHAIQNA from the coding sequence ATGACCATGCACAAGACCGTCGGCGCGAGCGTCGACGCGATGATCGAGGACCTCAGGACACTCGTCGAGATCGAGTCGCCATCGCGCGATGTCGACGCCCTGCGGGCATCGGCCAAAGCTGTCGCCGCGGTCCTCGAGAGCCGCCTCGGTGGCCATGCCGTCCTTGTCGAGAGCGTGGCGGGGCCGCACGTCCACTGGTCGGCCGGCGGCGATCCGAGGGTCCTGATCCTCGGTCACCACGACACCGTGTTCCCGCTCGGCACCCTTGAGCGCCGCCCGTTCGCGGTCCAGGACGGGCATGCGACCGGGCCCGGGGTCTTTGACATGCTCGGCGGCCTGGTGCAGGCCGTTCACGGCGTGGCGACGCTCGACGACAGGTCAGGCGTCGAGATCCTGGTGACCGCCGACGAAGAGGTCGGCTCCCTCTCCTCCCGATCCCTCATCGAGGAACGAGCCCTGGCTTGCGGCGCTGTCCTGGTCGTCGAAGGCGCCGCCGACGGGGGAGGCCTGAAGACCGGCCGCAAGGGCTGCGGAACGTTCCAGGTCTCCGTCACGGGCCGGGCGTCGCACGCAGGTCTTGAGCCCGCAGCCGGAGTCAACGCCCTGATCGAGGCAGCACACCAGGTGCTGGACATCGCGGCGCTCGGCCGACCCGAAATCGGCACGACCGTGACGCCGACCGTCGCCTCCGCAGGGACCCTCGACAACGTCGTTCCCGCAGAGGCGACCGTCATCGTCGACGTACGGGTCGAGTCGGCCGACGAGAAGGAACGCATCGAATCCGCGTTCGCAGCACTGGCTCCGCATCTCGACGAGGCGGAGATCTCGGTTCAGGGGGCTGTCGGCCGACCCCCGATGCCCGAGTCGACATCGACCGAGCTCTTCGCCGTGGCGCAGCGGCTCCTTCCCGGCATCGAAGGCAAGTCGGTCGGCGGCGGAAGCGACGGCAACTTCACCGCCGCACTGGGGGTACCGACACTCGACGGCCTCGGTGCAGTCGGGGGCGGTGCCCACGCGGACCACGAGTACCTGGTGATCGACGCCATGACGGAGAGGGCGAACCTGATTGCCGGACTGGTGCACGCGATTCAGAACGCGTAG
- a CDS encoding aminoglycoside phosphotransferase family protein: MIGTPEAFARSTIAREGEPGAAWLAVLPTVVDELLARWDCVQDGEVMHGGVGIIVPVRRRDGGTAVLKVSFPHPGNVHEPDAFAAWGGRGAVLLHERHDESFAMLLERVRASTLAEVEDGDEVVTVAGRISRRLAIPAPPGLPRLREQAESWEEGLRKDAEELTHTLSPHVVDAAVATVRELGRVQPDTLVHGDLHGGNILRADREPWLAVDPKGYAGDPAYDGGTLLKSRALTMLGADDLRRAVHRALDVFAEAAELDRERVRRWAQFHAVQAAFWGRRHGFRRARSGPRLDRLTEFADHLAKLLTESGPGPSPG; the protein is encoded by the coding sequence ATGATCGGGACACCAGAGGCGTTCGCGCGGAGCACCATCGCGCGTGAGGGAGAACCCGGAGCGGCGTGGCTCGCCGTCCTGCCCACCGTCGTCGACGAGTTGCTTGCGCGCTGGGACTGCGTGCAGGACGGCGAGGTGATGCACGGAGGCGTCGGGATCATCGTTCCCGTGCGGCGGCGGGACGGCGGGACCGCCGTGTTGAAGGTGTCCTTCCCTCACCCCGGCAACGTCCACGAGCCGGACGCCTTCGCGGCGTGGGGCGGGCGCGGGGCCGTACTGCTGCACGAACGGCATGACGAGTCCTTCGCCATGCTGCTGGAGAGGGTCCGGGCATCGACCCTCGCAGAGGTCGAGGACGGCGACGAGGTGGTGACCGTCGCCGGAAGGATCAGCCGGCGGCTGGCGATCCCCGCGCCACCCGGCCTGCCCCGGCTGCGTGAGCAGGCCGAATCCTGGGAGGAGGGGCTGCGCAAGGATGCCGAGGAGCTGACGCACACGCTGTCGCCCCACGTGGTGGACGCGGCAGTGGCGACCGTCCGGGAACTGGGCCGGGTCCAGCCCGACACCCTCGTCCACGGCGACCTGCACGGCGGGAACATCCTGCGCGCCGACCGTGAGCCGTGGCTGGCGGTCGATCCCAAGGGGTACGCGGGAGATCCCGCATACGACGGCGGCACGCTGCTCAAGTCGCGCGCACTGACGATGCTCGGAGCGGACGACCTGCGACGGGCCGTCCACCGCGCCCTGGACGTCTTCGCCGAAGCCGCGGAACTCGATCGCGAACGCGTCCGGCGATGGGCTCAATTCCATGCCGTCCAGGCCGCGTTCTGGGGTCGGCGCCACGGATTCCGCAGGGCCCGCAGCGGGCCGCGACTGGACCGGCTCACCGAATTCGCCGACCACCTGGCGAAACTGCTCACGGAGAGCGGACCAGGACCGTCGCCCGGCTGA
- a CDS encoding dihydrofolate reductase family protein, which translates to MSDVSTGTGKVVVNRAMSLDGFIAGPGHAMDWIAEYLTADVFPEVMAATGAMLVGRGTYEVAKRMADQDTTYDGGAQFVLTHEPPDEPDPTVTFLTCGLEEAVATARSAAGGKNLEILGADVAAQCLQRGLVDEILVYVLPVLLGDGVRFSPPSLDRIDLEPFSNTQSGAVTMLRFRVRK; encoded by the coding sequence ATGAGCGATGTGAGCACCGGCACCGGCAAAGTGGTCGTGAACAGGGCGATGTCGCTGGACGGCTTCATCGCCGGTCCCGGCCACGCGATGGACTGGATCGCCGAGTACCTGACTGCGGACGTGTTCCCGGAGGTCATGGCGGCCACGGGCGCCATGCTCGTCGGCCGGGGCACGTACGAGGTAGCCAAGCGGATGGCCGACCAGGACACCACCTACGACGGGGGAGCACAGTTCGTCCTCACCCACGAGCCTCCCGACGAACCGGACCCTACCGTCACGTTCCTCACCTGTGGACTTGAGGAAGCCGTTGCCACGGCACGCAGCGCCGCGGGCGGCAAGAACCTGGAGATCCTCGGTGCCGACGTGGCCGCCCAGTGTCTGCAGCGGGGGCTCGTCGACGAGATCCTGGTGTATGTCCTACCGGTGCTACTCGGCGACGGTGTCCGCTTCTCGCCCCCAAGCCTCGACAGGATCGACCTGGAACCTTTCAGCAACACCCAGTCGGGAGCCGTCACGATGCTCCGGTTCCGCGTGCGAAAGTAG
- a CDS encoding cellulase family glycosylhydrolase, producing MRTTGSTKRKSPVAVLLTALAALLGLVVVGIPGPAAAQARAQANEAGALATGLHISDGRLLEANGNDFVMRGVNHAHTWYPGETQSLADIKATGANTVRVVLSDGHRWSKNSPEDVASIVGQCKANRLICVLEVHDTTGYGEDAAAGTLDHAADYWIGLKSVLTGEENYVIINIGNEPWGNTNPEGWTAPTTSAVKKLRSAGFEHTIMVDAPNWGQDWQGVMRANAQTVYDADPTGNLIFSIHMYSVYNTADKVTDYLNAFVNAGLPILIGEFGGPADQYGDPDENTMMATAQQLKLGYLAWSWSGNTDPILDLTIDFDPTRLSSWGERIFNGVNGIAQTSREATVFGGGEPGDTQAPGAPGTPSASAVTATSATLSWTAATDNVGVAGYDVVRVSGGSETTVAASATNSVTVSGLTAETAYTFAVYARDAAGNRSARSATVALVTDEGTGTPGAGCSVGYRVVGDWPGGFQGEIVIRNTATTAINGWTLAFSFADGQTVSHAWGGSFTQNGGSVSVVPASYTSAIPAGGSVTVGFNAARGTTNTAATGFKLSGTACATA from the coding sequence GTGAGAACAACTGGAAGTACGAAACGTAAGAGCCCGGTCGCTGTCCTGCTGACCGCTCTGGCTGCCTTACTCGGGCTTGTCGTTGTCGGGATCCCGGGCCCGGCCGCCGCCCAGGCCCGGGCGCAGGCCAACGAGGCCGGCGCTCTCGCCACGGGCCTCCATATCAGCGACGGCCGTCTGCTCGAGGCCAACGGCAACGACTTCGTCATGCGCGGCGTCAATCACGCCCACACCTGGTACCCCGGCGAGACGCAGTCGCTGGCCGACATCAAGGCCACGGGTGCCAACACGGTCCGCGTGGTCCTCTCCGACGGACACCGCTGGAGCAAGAACAGCCCGGAGGACGTTGCGAGCATCGTCGGCCAGTGCAAGGCGAACCGGCTGATCTGCGTGCTGGAGGTGCACGACACCACCGGTTACGGCGAGGACGCCGCGGCCGGAACGCTCGACCACGCCGCCGATTACTGGATCGGCCTGAAGAGCGTGCTCACCGGTGAAGAGAACTACGTCATCATCAACATCGGCAACGAGCCCTGGGGCAACACCAACCCCGAGGGCTGGACGGCGCCCACCACCTCGGCCGTCAAGAAGCTGCGCAGCGCCGGGTTCGAGCACACGATCATGGTGGACGCGCCGAACTGGGGCCAGGACTGGCAGGGCGTCATGCGTGCCAACGCCCAGACCGTCTACGACGCCGACCCGACCGGCAACCTGATCTTCTCGATCCACATGTACAGCGTCTACAACACCGCGGACAAGGTCACCGACTACCTGAACGCGTTCGTGAACGCCGGCCTGCCGATCCTGATCGGTGAGTTCGGGGGCCCCGCCGACCAGTACGGCGACCCGGACGAGAACACCATGATGGCCACCGCCCAGCAGCTCAAGCTCGGCTACCTGGCCTGGTCCTGGAGCGGCAACACCGACCCGATCCTCGACCTGACGATCGACTTCGACCCCACCCGGCTCAGCTCCTGGGGCGAGCGGATCTTCAACGGCGTGAACGGCATCGCCCAGACATCCCGGGAAGCCACCGTCTTCGGTGGCGGCGAACCGGGCGACACCCAGGCACCGGGAGCCCCCGGCACCCCGAGCGCCTCGGCCGTCACGGCCACCTCCGCCACCCTCAGCTGGACGGCCGCCACCGACAACGTCGGCGTCGCGGGCTACGACGTCGTCCGCGTCAGCGGCGGATCCGAGACCACGGTCGCCGCCTCCGCGACCAACAGCGTCACGGTGAGCGGCCTCACCGCCGAGACGGCGTACACCTTTGCCGTCTACGCCCGCGACGCGGCCGGGAACCGCTCGGCCCGCTCGGCGACGGTGGCCCTCGTCACCGACGAGGGCACCGGCACACCCGGGGCCGGCTGCTCCGTCGGCTACCGAGTGGTCGGTGACTGGCCCGGCGGCTTCCAGGGCGAGATCGTCATCCGCAACACCGCCACCACCGCGATCAACGGCTGGACGCTGGCCTTCTCCTTCGCCGACGGCCAGACCGTGAGCCACGCCTGGGGCGGGTCCTTCACGCAGAACGGCGGCTCGGTGAGTGTGGTCCCCGCCTCGTACACGTCCGCCATACCCGCCGGCGGCTCGGTCACGGTCGGCTTCAACGCTGCCCGAGGCACGACCAACACCGCCGCGACCGGGTTCAAGCTCAGCGGGACCGCCTGCGCCACCGCTTGA
- a CDS encoding NPP1 family protein, which yields MVIASSGSAYAAPPGALPLNADGMEQSFQPAYDYDTDGCYPTPAIGPDGTIAPGLNTTGAVNGSCRDASDLDNTNGYARYKCNNGWCAIIYGLYFEKDQAVAGSGLGGHRHDWEHVVVWVQNNEARYVSTSAHGNFDVYGRDQIRWDGTHPKIVYHKDGVSTHCFRPANSNDEPPENHYHGWQFPKLVGWNGYPAGLRDKLTQADFGSAVFGLKDGNFNNHLEKAKPAGIPFDPNA from the coding sequence ATGGTCATCGCGTCCTCCGGGAGCGCGTACGCCGCCCCGCCCGGTGCTTTGCCCCTCAACGCCGACGGGATGGAGCAGTCGTTCCAGCCTGCTTACGACTACGACACGGACGGCTGCTACCCCACGCCGGCCATCGGGCCGGACGGGACCATAGCCCCCGGCCTCAACACCACCGGGGCCGTCAACGGAAGTTGCCGTGACGCCTCGGACCTGGACAACACCAACGGGTACGCCCGCTACAAGTGCAACAACGGCTGGTGCGCGATCATCTACGGGCTCTACTTCGAGAAGGACCAGGCCGTGGCCGGCAGCGGGCTCGGCGGGCACCGGCATGACTGGGAGCACGTCGTGGTGTGGGTGCAGAACAACGAGGCCCGCTACGTATCCACCTCCGCGCACGGCAACTTCGACGTCTACGGCCGCGATCAGATCCGGTGGGACGGAACGCATCCCAAGATCGTGTACCACAAGGACGGCGTGAGCACCCACTGCTTCCGCCCCGCGAACTCCAACGACGAGCCGCCCGAGAACCACTACCACGGATGGCAGTTCCCCAAGCTCGTCGGCTGGAACGGCTACCCGGCCGGTCTGCGGGACAAGCTGACCCAGGCCGACTTCGGAAGCGCCGTCTTCGGCCTCAAGGACGGCAACTTCAACAATCACCTGGAGAAGGCCAAGCCGGCCGGCATCCCGTTCGACCCGAACGCCTGA
- a CDS encoding alpha-ketoglutarate-dependent dioxygenase AlkB, whose protein sequence is MASHQVQGSLFDQSEDVRLRPLDGLRRTGLGDGAWIDLLPGWLSGADVLFEQLATDVPWKAERRQMYERLVDVPRLLAFYRSGEPLPHPVLDEARQALSAHYATELGEPFTTAGLCHYRDGRDSVAWHGDRIGRGASEDTMVAILSVGAPRDLLLRPRGGGDVVRRPLGHGDLIVMGGSCQRTWEHSVPKSARAAGGRISIQFRPHGVQ, encoded by the coding sequence ATGGCATCGCACCAAGTCCAGGGGTCCCTGTTCGATCAGAGTGAAGACGTACGTCTACGTCCGCTGGACGGGCTGCGCAGGACCGGACTCGGCGACGGCGCCTGGATCGACCTGCTGCCCGGCTGGCTGAGTGGCGCAGACGTCCTGTTCGAACAGCTGGCCACGGATGTTCCCTGGAAGGCCGAGCGGCGGCAGATGTACGAGCGGCTCGTCGACGTCCCGCGCCTGCTCGCCTTCTACCGGTCCGGCGAGCCGCTGCCGCACCCCGTCCTCGACGAAGCGCGCCAGGCGCTTTCCGCGCACTACGCCACTGAGCTCGGTGAACCCTTTACGACAGCCGGACTGTGCCACTACCGCGACGGGCGCGACAGTGTGGCCTGGCACGGCGACCGCATCGGCCGGGGGGCGAGCGAGGACACGATGGTCGCTATCCTGTCCGTGGGGGCGCCCCGCGATCTGCTGCTGCGCCCGCGCGGCGGGGGCGATGTCGTCCGGCGCCCTCTCGGGCACGGCGACCTGATCGTGATGGGCGGTTCCTGCCAGCGGACCTGGGAGCACTCCGTTCCGAAATCCGCGCGGGCCGCGGGTGGGCGTATCAGCATCCAATTCCGGCCCCACGGGGTGCAGTGA
- a CDS encoding DinB family protein has protein sequence MTGISAEAWPEPPLAGTEAEAILGALERQRATLAWKCSGLDTSGLQATVGASTITLGGLLKHLAHVEDSHFARLWLASAAGPPWDTVDWESTPDWDYRSAAEDTPERLLALWQESVARSRAIVDKALGAGGLDQLGAYTTRSGERPNLRRILLDLIEEYARHAGHADLIRESVDGLTGEDPPR, from the coding sequence ATGACTGGGATATCAGCCGAAGCATGGCCGGAACCTCCACTTGCCGGAACCGAGGCAGAGGCGATCCTCGGCGCCCTTGAACGCCAGCGGGCAACGCTGGCCTGGAAGTGCTCCGGCCTGGATACTTCAGGCCTTCAAGCCACGGTCGGCGCATCGACCATCACTCTCGGCGGCCTGCTCAAACACCTGGCGCACGTGGAGGACAGCCACTTCGCCCGATTGTGGCTCGCATCCGCCGCCGGTCCTCCCTGGGACACCGTCGACTGGGAAAGTACCCCCGACTGGGACTACCGCTCCGCTGCCGAGGACACTCCCGAGCGGCTGCTCGCTCTCTGGCAGGAATCAGTAGCCCGCTCCCGTGCAATCGTCGACAAGGCACTCGGCGCGGGCGGCCTGGACCAGCTCGGTGCCTACACCACCCGTAGCGGCGAACGCCCCAATCTCCGTCGTATCCTCCTGGACCTCATCGAGGAGTACGCCCGCCACGCGGGTCACGCCGACCTCATCCGCGAATCCGTCGACGGCCTCACGGGCGAAGACCCGCCGAGGTGA